The sequence CATCGCGGCGACGCCCGACGTCGACCCGCGCTGGCGGCCCTTCCTCGCCACCGGCGTCTGCGGCGGCCTGACGACCTTCTCCACGCTGCAGGTCGACGTGGTGCAGCAGGTGCGCGCCGACGCGTGGGGGCTCGCCGCCGGCTACGCGGCCACGACGCTCGCCGCCGGCCTGCTCGCGGTGGTCGTCGGCCGGGCGGTCGCGGCACGTGTCGCCGCGGCGCGCCTGGGCGCCGGGGGACGGCTGTGAGCGTCCTGCTGTGGCTCGGCGTCGCGCTGCTCGGCGGCGTGGGGGCCGTCCTGCGCTACGCGGTCGACGAGGCCGTCCGCCGCCGCGTGGCCGGGCCCTTCCCGGCGGGCATCCTCGTCGTCAACGTCAGCGGCACGCTCGTCCTCGGCCTGCTCGCCGGACTCGCGCTGCCGCACGACGCCGCGCTGCTGCTGGGCACCGCCCTCGTCGGCGCCTACACGACGTTCTCGACGTGGATGCTCGACACCGTCGGCGCGGCGTCCCGCGGCATGGTGGCGGTGGCGGCGGCGAACGTCGTCCTGTCGCTCGCCCTCGGGGTCGCGGCCGCGGCCCTCGGTCGGGCGTTCGGCGCGGCGCTCTAGTCCTCGCCGGGCGGGGCGTCGGGGCGTGGTCCGGTGGTCGCCGGGTGGGCGCTCGGGTGGCCGCCGGGTGGGGCGTCGGCGCGGGTCAGGCGTTGCCGGTCGGCGCGGCGTGTCGAGGTGGGTGGCCGGGAGGTCCGGTGGTCCCCGTCGGGCGTCGGCGCGGCGTCCGGCGGTCGGCGTCCGGGACCGCGGCGCGGGTACCCCAGAGGTCCCCGGTCGGGCGGCGGGCGTGGTCCCGTGGTCGCCGGGCGGGGCGCGGCGCGGGCGCTAGTCGTCGCCGGTCGGGCGCCGGCGGCCCTGCTTGACCTGCGAACGGCGCCCCTTCGCCTCGAGCCGGCGCTTCTTCGCGCCCTTCGTCGGGGCGGTCGCGCGGCGCGAGGGCGCGACGTACAGCCCCTGGCGCAGCCGCTCGGCCAGGCGCTCGAGGGCGAGCTGGCGGTTGCGGGACTGGCTGCGGGCGTCCTGCGACACGGCGCGGACGACCGGGCCCAGGCGGTCGAGCAGCAGTGCGCGCTGCCCCGGGGTGAGGGTCGGGCTGGCGCGCACGTCGAAGACGACCTCGATCCGCGACGCCGTGACGTTGGCGTGCTGGCCGCCCGGTCCGGACGACCGGCTGGCGCGCACGACGATCTCGCTGAGCGGGATCCGCAGACCCCCGTTGATGCGCAGCGCGTCCTCCATGGCCTCGACCAGGGTAGGGCCTGCGTGCCAGGATAGGCCGACGATGAGCGACCTCCAGCGCCGTTCCG comes from Patulibacter sp. SYSU D01012 and encodes:
- the crcB gene encoding fluoride efflux transporter CrcB, with product MPAAPPTAPDARAARVGVVAAVFCGGALGTVARAALGEALPHAPGAWPWATFAVNVAGALLLGWWSTRIAATPDVDPRWRPFLATGVCGGLTTFSTLQVDVVQQVRADAWGLAAGYAATTLAAGLLAVVVGRAVAARVAAARLGAGGRL
- the crcB gene encoding fluoride efflux transporter CrcB, which produces MSVLLWLGVALLGGVGAVLRYAVDEAVRRRVAGPFPAGILVVNVSGTLVLGLLAGLALPHDAALLLGTALVGAYTTFSTWMLDTVGAASRGMVAVAAANVVLSLALGVAAAALGRAFGAAL
- the arfB gene encoding alternative ribosome rescue aminoacyl-tRNA hydrolase ArfB; amino-acid sequence: MEDALRINGGLRIPLSEIVVRASRSSGPGGQHANVTASRIEVVFDVRASPTLTPGQRALLLDRLGPVVRAVSQDARSQSRNRQLALERLAERLRQGLYVAPSRRATAPTKGAKKRRLEAKGRRSQVKQGRRRPTGDD